A single window of Cytobacillus dafuensis DNA harbors:
- a CDS encoding helix-turn-helix transcriptional regulator: MYELKEYHRPIFDLAIRTADMLVKMFGSRCEVAVHDFADLKKSLIHLAGCVTERKIGSPITDLVLNELAKKKKDIEDIPSYKTQSNKGNIMKSATIFLRDHEGKVIGALCINYDISLLMQFGGEIEEFIKFDDQHTKSENFFTSVQEVIHGMVDQVLDGFKKAPSLMSLEEKVECVRQLEEKGTFLIKGATDYVASVLGVSKFTVYNYLQKIRTINEFQTEEFVEH, from the coding sequence GTGTATGAGTTGAAGGAATACCATCGACCGATTTTTGATTTAGCAATACGCACAGCCGATATGCTTGTAAAAATGTTTGGTTCTCGCTGTGAGGTTGCCGTTCACGATTTTGCAGATTTAAAAAAATCACTTATTCATCTTGCAGGGTGTGTTACCGAAAGAAAAATCGGATCTCCAATTACTGATCTAGTGCTTAATGAGCTTGCAAAGAAAAAAAAGGACATAGAAGATATTCCTAGTTATAAAACACAGTCTAATAAGGGAAATATTATGAAATCTGCCACCATTTTTCTACGGGATCATGAAGGCAAGGTGATTGGTGCCCTATGCATTAATTATGATATTAGTCTTTTAATGCAATTTGGGGGAGAAATTGAAGAATTTATAAAATTCGATGACCAGCACACAAAATCGGAAAACTTCTTTACATCTGTTCAAGAAGTGATTCACGGAATGGTAGATCAGGTATTAGATGGATTTAAAAAAGCACCTTCCTTAATGAGTTTAGAGGAGAAGGTAGAATGTGTTCGTCAGCTAGAGGAAAAGGGAACATTTCTAATAAAAGGGGCTACTGATTATGTAGCATCAGTCCTCGGAGTATCCAAATTTACCGTCTACAATTATTTGCAAAAAATAAGAACGATAAATGAGTTTCAAACAGAAGAGTTCGTAGAACATTAG
- the sdaAB gene encoding L-serine ammonia-lyase, iron-sulfur-dependent subunit beta — MKYRSAFDIIGPVMIGPSSSHTAGAARIGRVARTLFNRLPKKAVISLYGSFAKTYKGHGTDVAIVGGILDFDTFDERIPKSLELAEEAGMEVVFSVEEMVPDHPNTVRINLYDDKGDLEVVGISIGGGTIEITELNSFKLKLSGEHPAILVVHNDQFGVISAVTHILAQHQINIGHMEVSRKEKGKMALMVIEVDQKIHQDVIREIEKVPNVTQIIRMVE; from the coding sequence ATGAAATATAGATCTGCATTTGATATTATTGGTCCAGTTATGATTGGCCCATCCAGTTCGCATACTGCGGGTGCAGCAAGAATTGGCCGGGTTGCTAGAACTTTATTTAACCGGCTTCCAAAAAAAGCTGTGATTTCTTTATATGGATCCTTTGCCAAAACATATAAAGGCCACGGTACTGACGTTGCTATTGTAGGTGGAATTTTGGATTTTGATACGTTTGATGAAAGAATTCCTAAGTCATTAGAACTTGCTGAGGAAGCTGGAATGGAAGTTGTGTTCTCAGTTGAGGAGATGGTCCCAGATCATCCGAATACTGTTCGAATTAATTTATATGATGATAAAGGTGATTTGGAAGTGGTCGGAATATCAATTGGCGGAGGTACGATTGAAATTACCGAACTGAATTCGTTTAAACTCAAATTATCTGGAGAGCATCCAGCCATCCTTGTCGTGCATAATGATCAATTTGGTGTCATCTCAGCAGTAACTCATATACTAGCACAACATCAAATAAATATTGGACATATGGAAGTTTCACGTAAAGAAAAGGGAAAAATGGCACTTATGGTTATTGAAGTAGATCAAAAGATACATCAAGATGTGATTCGAGAAATAGAAAAGGTTCCAAATGTTACTCAAATAATTAGAATGGTTGAGTAG
- the sdaAA gene encoding L-serine ammonia-lyase, iron-sulfur-dependent, subunit alpha produces the protein MFRNVAELVELAESKQVKIAEIMIQQEIEVSGLTREEIIAKMDRNLTVMEQAVERGLNGVTSVSGLTGGDAVLLQKYIKSGKALSGNILLDAVSKAVATNEVNAAMGTICATPTAGSAGVVPGTLFAVKDVLNPTRMEMIEFLFTSAAFGFVVANNASISGAAGGCQAEVGSASGMAAASIVELAGGTPRQAAEAMAITLKNMLGLVCDPVAGLVEVPCVKRNAMGASNAMTAADMALAGITSRIPCDEVIHAMFLIGQSMPSALRETAEGGLAATPTGRRLEAEIFGEKK, from the coding sequence ATGTTTAGAAATGTGGCAGAACTTGTTGAATTAGCTGAGAGTAAACAGGTAAAAATCGCTGAAATCATGATTCAACAGGAAATAGAAGTATCCGGACTCACTCGAGAAGAAATTATTGCTAAAATGGACCGAAATTTAACAGTTATGGAACAAGCAGTTGAGCGTGGGTTAAATGGTGTAACATCTGTCTCTGGTTTAACTGGAGGAGATGCAGTACTTCTTCAAAAATATATTAAAAGTGGCAAGGCATTATCAGGTAATATTCTGTTAGATGCAGTTAGTAAAGCTGTTGCAACTAATGAAGTTAATGCAGCGATGGGAACGATCTGTGCAACACCTACAGCAGGTTCTGCAGGTGTAGTCCCAGGTACATTATTTGCTGTGAAGGATGTTTTAAATCCAACTCGAATGGAAATGATTGAATTCTTATTTACATCTGCAGCATTTGGGTTTGTTGTTGCAAACAATGCTTCTATTTCAGGAGCAGCAGGAGGATGTCAAGCAGAGGTTGGTTCTGCAAGTGGAATGGCAGCAGCTTCAATTGTTGAACTTGCTGGCGGAACGCCAAGACAAGCAGCCGAAGCGATGGCGATTACATTGAAAAATATGCTTGGTCTCGTATGTGACCCAGTTGCTGGTCTAGTGGAAGTTCCTTGTGTGAAGAGAAATGCAATGGGTGCTTCCAATGCAATGACAGCAGCGGATATGGCTCTAGCAGGAATCACAAGCCGAATTCCTTGTGATGAAGTCATTCATGCGATGTTTTTAATAGGACAGTCTATGCCGTCAGCATTAAGAGAGACAGCAGAAGGCGGTCTAGCTGCAACTCCAACAGGAAGGCGTTTAGAAGCAGAAATATTTGGTGAAAAGAAATAA
- a CDS encoding MFS transporter — translation MGQSFSITKVNEKLSIRNGIATTIILNISNNYFPLFAISVLGATNYQVGLISSLPQFVGMFAMLIGSIVLSRLEEKKKFTAYSFLFARMFLIAMFLVIFLPAEYRSWAFVLLVGLMNLPGSFANLSWQSLIGDLIPDQRRSGFFSERNKIMTIVGMIATFLIGLLLQQFDKSDPLPFQILFVIAFLFGLVEFYYLMKHIERRKNREINKKKFQLGLHVFKYKPFVYFLVCSLFFNFGWQMAWSLFSIYQIKYAGATAFWISLITVSNQIAQIASFSWWGRMADKHSNAKMLILVSLGMASTPFLTILSTNLVYLVIVNASSGLFVSGTVLLLFNHLLEVTKEENRSLCISNYNILLALVAFIAPQFGVFLLEYTNINTAMIISTILRGSSAILFFFMFIYLKRINSNQSI, via the coding sequence ATGGGACAGTCATTTAGTATTACGAAAGTTAATGAAAAGCTAAGCATTCGAAATGGAATAGCTACCACCATTATTTTAAATATTAGCAATAATTATTTTCCTCTGTTTGCTATAAGTGTGCTTGGAGCAACGAATTATCAAGTAGGATTAATTAGCTCTTTGCCTCAATTTGTTGGAATGTTTGCAATGTTAATAGGATCGATAGTATTAAGTAGACTTGAAGAAAAAAAGAAATTTACTGCTTATTCCTTTTTGTTTGCCCGTATGTTTTTAATCGCCATGTTTCTTGTTATTTTTTTACCTGCTGAATATCGGAGCTGGGCATTTGTTCTGCTAGTTGGATTAATGAACCTGCCTGGTTCTTTTGCGAACTTAAGCTGGCAATCCTTGATCGGAGATCTTATACCTGATCAAAGAAGAAGTGGATTTTTTAGTGAGCGGAATAAAATCATGACGATCGTTGGCATGATTGCTACCTTTTTGATAGGGCTTCTTTTGCAGCAATTTGATAAAAGTGATCCACTTCCATTTCAAATATTATTTGTTATTGCATTTTTATTTGGATTAGTAGAATTTTATTATTTAATGAAACATATAGAACGCAGGAAAAATAGAGAAATAAATAAGAAGAAATTTCAATTGGGTTTACATGTTTTTAAATATAAGCCATTTGTTTACTTTTTGGTGTGTAGTTTATTTTTTAATTTTGGATGGCAGATGGCATGGTCACTGTTTAGCATTTATCAAATAAAGTATGCAGGTGCAACAGCCTTTTGGATTAGTTTAATTACTGTTTCCAATCAAATTGCTCAGATAGCCAGTTTTAGTTGGTGGGGAAGAATGGCAGACAAGCATAGTAATGCAAAAATGCTTATACTTGTTTCACTCGGAATGGCCAGCACACCTTTCTTAACGATTCTATCAACAAATTTAGTTTATCTTGTTATTGTGAATGCTTCATCAGGATTGTTTGTATCGGGAACGGTATTGCTTTTATTTAATCACCTATTGGAAGTAACGAAAGAAGAAAACCGTAGTCTATGTATTTCTAATTATAATATTTTGTTAGCATTAGTTGCTTTTATAGCACCACAATTTGGTGTCTTTCTTTTAGAGTATACCAATATTAATACGGCAATGATTATTTCTACTATTTTGAGGGGCTCAAGTGCGATATTATTCTTTTTTATGTTTATATACTTGAAAAGAATCAACTCAAATCAAAGTATTTAA
- the paaA gene encoding 1,2-phenylacetyl-CoA epoxidase subunit PaaA: MSETIFNESLTDEERYEHFIERIAAGEKIEADDWMPDDYRETLIKLISMHGISEIMGALPEKEWVPKAPSLRRKLGIMAKVQDEMGHGQLLLRVAEDLMKPLGRTREDIMQDLFSGRLKFHNVFHMEAPTWGDAGLIGWLVDGAAIISQTNMLDASYGPYARALKRICAEEVFHAQHGESIIIALAEGTSEQRIMVQDAINRWWEALLMFFGPADATTTGTSKQDTTIKYRIRTKTNEELRQDFFTKYIPRVLSLGLTIPDETMHFNQEKKQWIYKQPDWSRFKEIIRNNGPKSRERLELRKTTYHENQWVRNALNIAK, translated from the coding sequence TTGTCAGAAACAATTTTTAATGAGTCGTTAACCGATGAGGAAAGATATGAGCATTTTATTGAGAGAATTGCTGCGGGTGAAAAAATTGAGGCAGACGACTGGATGCCGGATGACTATCGTGAAACATTAATAAAGCTCATTTCAATGCATGGTATTAGTGAAATAATGGGAGCACTTCCAGAAAAAGAGTGGGTGCCAAAAGCACCTAGTTTAAGAAGAAAGCTTGGAATTATGGCTAAGGTACAGGATGAAATGGGCCATGGACAATTATTGCTTAGGGTTGCAGAAGATTTGATGAAGCCTCTTGGAAGAACACGAGAAGATATAATGCAAGATTTATTTAGCGGGCGTCTTAAGTTCCATAATGTCTTTCATATGGAAGCTCCTACATGGGGAGATGCGGGATTAATTGGCTGGCTTGTAGACGGAGCTGCCATTATTTCACAGACTAATATGCTTGATGCTTCATACGGGCCGTATGCACGTGCTTTAAAAAGAATTTGTGCAGAAGAGGTTTTTCATGCCCAGCATGGGGAGTCAATAATCATAGCTCTGGCAGAAGGAACGTCGGAACAAAGAATAATGGTTCAGGATGCCATCAATAGGTGGTGGGAGGCCCTGCTAATGTTTTTCGGACCTGCAGATGCAACGACAACCGGGACTTCAAAACAGGATACAACGATTAAGTATCGTATTCGGACAAAAACAAATGAAGAGCTTAGACAGGACTTTTTTACAAAATATATCCCGAGAGTTCTATCACTTGGGCTAACAATTCCAGATGAGACGATGCATTTTAATCAAGAAAAGAAGCAATGGATATATAAACAGCCCGACTGGAGCCGTTTTAAAGAAATCATAAGGAATAATGGCCCAAAATCAAGAGAGAGACTAGAGCTTCGTAAAACAACTTATCATGAAAATCAGTGGGTGCGAAATGCACTAAATATAGCTAAATAG
- the paaB gene encoding 1,2-phenylacetyl-CoA epoxidase subunit PaaB, giving the protein MSSEGFYQEFEVFSKRTDTSPIQYQFSLLAPNRDLALIMAQENFMRREPVADIWVIKRSDIRKLSPEEKQSLKRLDNKDYRNTKGYGYLRKKWRQYEQGILDEKEILSWGGVKKNEQD; this is encoded by the coding sequence TTGAGCAGTGAAGGTTTTTACCAGGAATTCGAGGTTTTCAGTAAAAGGACTGACACGTCGCCCATACAATATCAATTTTCCTTGCTCGCTCCGAATCGTGACCTTGCCCTTATTATGGCACAGGAAAACTTTATGAGGCGTGAGCCAGTTGCTGATATATGGGTTATTAAGCGTTCAGATATTCGCAAATTATCTCCAGAGGAAAAACAATCTTTAAAGCGTTTGGATAATAAAGATTATCGCAATACGAAAGGTTATGGCTATTTAAGAAAAAAATGGCGCCAGTATGAACAAGGAATACTTGATGAAAAGGAAATTCTTTCATGGGGAGGTGTCAAAAAAAATGAGCAAGATTGA
- the paaC gene encoding 1,2-phenylacetyl-CoA epoxidase subunit PaaC encodes MSKIDIQQMDSAYKSALTDLLYQLADDDFILAYRGSEWLGLAPHIEEDVAFSSISQDTMGHASMFYQLLEDLGEGKVDDLAHSRKAKYRRNAILLEMVNGPGHYLKKPQYDWAFAVVRNYFYVQMKKIRMDSLKNSSYEPLAQIAINVNLELYYHLLHWRTWFVQLMQAGDEARKRMEAAINRVFDDFGGVLSLGPLGQEMSKSGLIEPEEILKKKWILVLEPVFDSINLSMPANFGIKNGNGRKGEHTEDLDSALSILSEVYRVNPAAAW; translated from the coding sequence ATGAGCAAGATTGATATACAGCAAATGGATTCCGCATATAAATCAGCATTAACGGACCTTCTATATCAGCTTGCTGATGATGATTTCATACTTGCTTACCGTGGGTCTGAATGGCTTGGCCTTGCTCCTCATATTGAAGAAGATGTTGCCTTTTCATCCATTAGCCAAGATACAATGGGGCATGCTTCTATGTTTTATCAGCTACTTGAGGATCTTGGGGAAGGAAAAGTTGATGACTTAGCACATTCTCGCAAAGCAAAATATCGGAGAAATGCTATCTTACTGGAGATGGTCAATGGTCCAGGCCACTATTTAAAAAAACCTCAATATGATTGGGCATTTGCGGTTGTTAGGAATTATTTTTATGTGCAGATGAAGAAAATACGAATGGATTCTTTAAAAAATTCATCATATGAACCACTTGCTCAAATCGCAATTAATGTCAATTTAGAACTATATTATCATCTTCTTCATTGGAGAACGTGGTTTGTACAGTTGATGCAGGCTGGTGATGAAGCAAGGAAGAGAATGGAGGCTGCCATAAATCGAGTGTTTGATGATTTTGGTGGAGTCTTATCACTCGGACCTTTAGGACAGGAGATGTCTAAATCAGGTTTGATTGAGCCTGAGGAAATCTTAAAGAAGAAATGGATTCTAGTATTGGAGCCTGTCTTTGATTCTATCAATTTATCAATGCCTGCCAATTTTGGAATAAAAAATGGGAATGGGCGTAAAGGGGAGCATACAGAAGATTTAGATTCAGCATTGAGCATTCTTTCTGAGGTATATCGTGTAAACCCTGCCGCAGCATGGTAG
- the paaD gene encoding 1,2-phenylacetyl-CoA epoxidase subunit PaaD, whose amino-acid sequence MEQIEITVSNILDALHRVKDPEIDTISIVDLGMVEKVTVNDHLICIDLLPTFMGCPALEIIRNNVVNELKCFMGIDFIKVQFIYHPPWTTDRVTEEGRENLKKFGIAPPPKLMPETGEWHVDCPYCDSTYTTLENLFGPTACRSILYCKSCKNPFEAMKPVSTM is encoded by the coding sequence ATGGAGCAGATTGAAATAACAGTGTCCAACATATTGGATGCCCTTCATCGAGTCAAAGATCCAGAAATTGATACAATTTCGATTGTTGACTTAGGGATGGTTGAGAAAGTAACAGTTAATGATCATTTAATATGCATCGACTTGCTGCCAACTTTCATGGGTTGTCCAGCTTTAGAAATTATTCGCAATAATGTCGTTAACGAGCTTAAATGTTTTATGGGTATAGATTTTATAAAGGTTCAGTTTATTTATCATCCACCTTGGACTACTGACAGAGTGACAGAAGAGGGAAGAGAAAATTTAAAAAAGTTCGGAATTGCACCACCTCCGAAACTTATGCCTGAGACTGGAGAATGGCATGTTGATTGTCCATATTGTGATTCTACCTATACTACACTAGAAAACCTCTTTGGTCCTACTGCTTGCCGCAGTATTCTATACTGTAAATCCTGCAAAAATCCATTTGAAGCAATGAAGCCAGTTTCCACAATGTAA
- a CDS encoding EthD family reductase, translating to MVKLIALYKHPENKEEFDKHYFETHAPLTAKIPGLRKMEVTKIVGSPMGGEGKYYLMCEMYYDSHEALQTAMRTDEGKASGKDAMKFAGDLITLMIGEELDE from the coding sequence ATGGTTAAATTAATCGCATTATACAAACACCCTGAAAATAAAGAGGAATTTGATAAGCATTATTTTGAAACACATGCTCCTCTTACAGCGAAAATACCGGGTCTTCGTAAAATGGAAGTAACAAAGATTGTTGGAAGTCCTATGGGAGGAGAAGGGAAATATTATTTAATGTGTGAAATGTATTATGACAGTCATGAGGCATTACAAACAGCGATGAGAACAGACGAGGGAAAAGCTTCTGGCAAAGACGCGATGAAGTTTGCGGGAGATTTAATCACACTAATGATCGGTGAGGAATTAGATGAGTAA
- a CDS encoding enoyl-CoA hydratase-related protein — protein MSNFQFINAYTEGQLGIIVLNRPKVLNAINRQMVSEILSAMEEFEVDDRIRAIHLSGNGRAFAAGADIDEMANDHAIDFELRNQFKDWDRLAMLKKPIIGAVQGFALGGGFELALCCDLLYASDDAEFGFPEVSLGVMPGAGGTQRLTKLVGKTKAMEWLFTGKRISAKEAHQFGIVNQLFAKEILQEETIKIATYIAGQAPLSIRLIKESVNKAVDTPIEEGMHFERKNFYLLFSSEDQKEGMKAFQEKRKPIFKGK, from the coding sequence ATGAGTAACTTCCAATTTATAAATGCTTACACTGAAGGGCAGCTAGGAATCATTGTTCTGAACAGGCCTAAAGTACTTAATGCGATCAATCGCCAGATGGTATCTGAGATTTTATCTGCAATGGAAGAGTTTGAAGTAGATGATCGCATTCGAGCAATACATCTATCTGGAAATGGAAGGGCGTTTGCGGCAGGAGCAGATATCGATGAAATGGCAAATGATCATGCAATCGATTTTGAGCTTCGCAATCAATTTAAGGATTGGGACCGGTTAGCTATGTTAAAGAAGCCAATCATTGGTGCTGTTCAAGGATTTGCACTTGGTGGTGGCTTCGAACTTGCCCTATGCTGCGATTTGCTTTACGCATCTGATGATGCAGAATTCGGCTTTCCGGAGGTGAGTCTTGGTGTGATGCCTGGAGCAGGCGGAACCCAGCGGTTAACAAAGCTTGTCGGAAAAACGAAGGCAATGGAATGGCTTTTTACTGGAAAAAGAATTTCTGCAAAAGAAGCTCACCAATTCGGGATCGTTAATCAATTGTTTGCTAAGGAAATTCTTCAAGAAGAAACAATAAAAATAGCAACCTATATTGCAGGGCAAGCACCTTTATCTATTCGTTTAATAAAGGAATCAGTAAATAAAGCAGTGGATACTCCAATAGAAGAAGGAATGCATTTTGAACGGAAAAATTTCTATCTATTATTTTCTTCCGAAGATCAAAAAGAAGGTATGAAAGCTTTTCAAGAAAAAAGAAAGCCTATTTTTAAAGGAAAATAA
- a CDS encoding enoyl-CoA hydratase-related protein codes for MYETIKYEIRKSVAWITLNRPEKLNAFTEQVNREVQQSIKKANKDPEVRCLVITGEGRAFCSGQDLDGVLEDMNHGEVLRKHYNPMVLELYKCEKPVIAAVNGVAAGAGMSLALACDFRLLSEKASFIEAFIHVGLVPDAGNLYYLPKLIGYAKALELAVLGDKISAHDAENLGLATKVIPLERWTEEVALFAERLASMPTVAIGLIKKNLKSSWNLTLEESLEKDAQAQRIAGLTSDHIEGVKSFMEKRKPVFLGK; via the coding sequence GTGTATGAAACAATAAAATACGAAATCCGAAAATCTGTTGCCTGGATTACTTTAAACAGGCCTGAAAAATTAAACGCCTTTACAGAACAAGTAAACAGAGAGGTTCAGCAATCTATTAAGAAAGCAAATAAAGATCCTGAGGTGCGTTGTCTTGTTATCACGGGTGAGGGGCGTGCATTTTGCTCAGGTCAGGATTTAGATGGTGTCCTTGAAGATATGAATCATGGAGAGGTACTTCGAAAACATTATAATCCAATGGTGTTGGAGCTCTACAAATGTGAAAAGCCAGTCATTGCGGCAGTTAATGGAGTGGCAGCTGGAGCAGGAATGAGCCTCGCTCTTGCTTGTGATTTCCGTCTTTTATCTGAAAAAGCAAGTTTCATAGAAGCGTTTATACATGTTGGATTAGTGCCAGATGCGGGAAATTTATATTATTTGCCTAAGCTCATTGGCTATGCGAAAGCACTTGAGCTTGCTGTCCTCGGAGATAAGATTTCTGCACATGACGCGGAAAATTTGGGTCTTGCTACGAAGGTCATTCCACTTGAACGGTGGACAGAAGAAGTTGCTCTATTTGCCGAGCGGCTTGCTTCAATGCCAACCGTAGCAATTGGATTAATAAAGAAAAATTTAAAATCCAGTTGGAATTTAACGCTTGAAGAAAGTCTTGAAAAAGATGCACAAGCCCAAAGGATTGCTGGTCTCACATCTGATCATATTGAAGGCGTAAAGTCTTTTATGGAAAAGAGAAAACCCGTTTTCTTAGGGAAATAA
- a CDS encoding 3-hydroxyacyl-CoA dehydrogenase, with amino-acid sequence MGRGIAYVSALGGFMTTLIDINESQLKKAEKEIQSIFEKGVSLGKLSPELAAEAKERIEFSVSLSKHVLEADLVIEAVPEVMDIKKNIFEVMDQHAKESCLFATNTSTMSPTEIGSYTKRPDRVIAMHFFNPVHKMPLVEIIRGLETSDETVQSIKLVAQKMGKETVVINEFPGFVTSRISALVGNEAFYMLQEGVATPEEIDKAIKLGLNYPMGPFELGDLVGLDTRLNNLKYLHSKLGEKYRPAPLLEQYVIAGRLGRKTGRGVYDYSNGGE; translated from the coding sequence ATGGGGAGAGGAATTGCCTATGTGAGCGCATTAGGCGGCTTTATGACAACCTTAATTGATATAAATGAAAGCCAATTGAAAAAGGCAGAAAAAGAAATTCAATCCATTTTTGAAAAAGGAGTTTCTTTAGGGAAATTAAGTCCTGAGTTAGCGGCAGAAGCAAAGGAAAGGATCGAATTCTCAGTTAGCTTATCAAAGCATGTATTGGAAGCTGATCTTGTCATTGAAGCTGTACCTGAGGTGATGGACATAAAGAAAAATATTTTTGAAGTGATGGATCAGCATGCGAAAGAAAGCTGCCTTTTTGCAACCAATACTTCAACAATGAGTCCAACAGAAATCGGCTCATATACAAAGAGACCGGATAGAGTAATAGCCATGCACTTTTTTAATCCTGTTCATAAAATGCCGCTTGTAGAAATAATAAGAGGACTTGAAACGAGTGATGAAACGGTACAATCAATAAAATTAGTTGCACAGAAAATGGGGAAAGAGACAGTTGTTATCAATGAATTTCCTGGATTTGTAACGAGTAGAATAAGTGCTCTTGTTGGAAATGAAGCCTTTTATATGCTGCAAGAAGGTGTTGCAACACCAGAAGAAATAGACAAAGCCATTAAGCTAGGACTCAATTATCCTATGGGGCCATTTGAATTAGGGGACTTAGTCGGTCTAGATACAAGACTAAATAATTTGAAATATCTCCATTCAAAATTGGGAGAAAAATACCGTCCAGCTCCGCTCTTAGAGCAATACGTAATAGCAGGTAGACTCGGCAGAAAAACTGGACGGGGTGTTTATGATTATTCCAACGGAGGTGAGTAA
- a CDS encoding acetyl-CoA C-acyltransferase: MKEAVIVDAVRTPIGRYKGVLKNVRPDDLGAIVIKALLERNPSINLIEIEEVILGNANQAGEDNRNVARMSALLAGLPVEVAGTSINRLCGSGLDAVNYAARAIIAGEGEIYIAGGTESMTRSPFVMAKPDADYPRGNMELYDTTIGWRFTNERLKQMYGAESMPETAENVAIKYGISREEQDRFAFESQIKAKRAIEVGIFKDEIIPVTDTDRKGKISLIDEDEHPRPETTLEKLAQLKPIFNGGSVTAGNASGVNDGASALLLMSADKAKALGLRPLAKYIVSATAGLTPSIMGIGPVFSTRKALKRAGLTIEDIDLIELNEAFASQSIGCMKMLEMDPKKVNVNGGAIAFGHPLGASGARILTTLLHEMKRRNSKYGLATMCVGVGQGISTIIEQV; the protein is encoded by the coding sequence GTGAAAGAGGCGGTAATAGTAGATGCAGTTAGAACGCCAATTGGGCGGTATAAAGGAGTATTAAAAAACGTTCGGCCCGATGATTTAGGAGCGATCGTCATTAAAGCATTACTTGAAAGAAATCCATCTATTAATCTAATTGAAATAGAGGAGGTCATCCTAGGTAATGCCAACCAAGCAGGAGAGGATAATCGTAATGTAGCACGTATGTCCGCCCTTCTTGCAGGGTTACCCGTAGAGGTTGCTGGTACCTCGATAAATCGATTATGCGGTTCAGGGCTGGACGCAGTTAATTATGCAGCAAGAGCAATTATTGCAGGAGAAGGAGAAATTTATATTGCCGGCGGAACAGAAAGTATGACTCGTTCTCCTTTTGTAATGGCAAAACCAGACGCGGATTATCCGCGGGGGAATATGGAATTATATGACACTACGATCGGATGGCGTTTTACTAACGAAAGGCTAAAACAAATGTATGGTGCGGAAAGTATGCCTGAAACAGCTGAAAATGTCGCAATTAAATATGGGATATCTCGAGAGGAACAAGATCGATTTGCATTTGAGAGTCAAATAAAAGCAAAAAGGGCGATTGAAGTTGGAATATTTAAGGATGAGATAATCCCTGTCACCGATACTGACCGAAAAGGAAAGATCTCACTCATCGATGAAGACGAGCATCCTCGTCCAGAAACAACATTAGAAAAACTTGCACAATTAAAGCCAATTTTCAATGGAGGATCTGTCACTGCAGGCAATGCTTCAGGTGTAAATGATGGGGCTTCAGCATTGCTATTAATGTCTGCGGATAAAGCTAAAGCTTTGGGCTTGAGACCGCTTGCTAAATATATCGTTTCTGCAACCGCAGGCTTAACACCTTCGATAATGGGAATAGGGCCAGTTTTTTCAACTCGGAAGGCTCTTAAGAGAGCAGGTCTTACAATAGAGGATATAGACTTAATAGAACTTAATGAAGCTTTTGCCTCACAATCAATTGGATGTATGAAAATGCTTGAAATGGATCCGAAAAAAGTGAATGTCAATGGAGGAGCCATTGCTTTTGGTCACCCACTTGGAGCGAGCGGTGCTCGTATTTTGACAACATTATTGCATGAAATGAAGAGAAGAAACTCGAAATATGGTTTAGCCACAATGTGTGTTGGTGTAGGACAAGGCATTTCTACGATTATTGAACAAGTATAA